In one window of Pseudoalteromonas xiamenensis DNA:
- a CDS encoding exonuclease domain-containing protein, whose protein sequence is MPQVILPEKYYLTHFNELRHFIRSTSLSLLNEAQLARFHSLEVLSEDALCLLIRLFSRKHQVFEQTTLIYKEIDDVPTRILELFESGWVCSLSSEYLNEFLLSLNKTQLQALSCDLNLTGISKSAKKAQWQAYLTDTQYSELIINSEFAKQFIILGSQTDFDYWQFLFFGSGSGQINQFSLRDMGILSTRQNKSTFQQARFDDIAIAQFAFNLSQWTAISKTMVEEALVSTARSALDALSELKHIDEPALIERYHHLLLRMSTKLEKIDEVLAEHCFMQSEHPKAIEKKIRRHFQNGDIATCKSLLEGVLAEPENEELILFAEDFWQRKFEHKRTSILTDVLRNSVSTLAIDEAFKNQVEQGVCEYYHRLGFSALHVENTLWRVLFGLVFWRELYEHEKSGVFNEFQRTPKVLKQNQFYRVLANEVDTRLASIQTSNDLKKLLIDHSTRYFGEPNSLFHWHSELLELLILLLENAPIESIKAHLLAMTKDFKGLKDGYPDLVIVDGAGLRFEEIKAPGDVLRRNQLVSIRALIQAGFKVGVQTVQWQLDPKQLYVVVDLETTGGKAQNDRITEIAIVKYRNGEIVDSWSSLVNPERRIPQFIIGLTGISNEMVQGAPTFGEIMDVVAEKLQEGIFVAHNVNFDYGFLKQSFLRHGRTFQRPKLCTVQLARKFLPGHTSYSLGKLCTALDIELRDHHRALADATATAHLLGLVNEQRLAKNM, encoded by the coding sequence ATGCCTCAAGTTATCTTACCTGAAAAGTACTACTTAACTCATTTTAATGAACTGAGGCATTTTATTCGCAGTACCAGCCTGTCACTGCTAAATGAAGCACAGTTGGCGCGGTTTCATTCTCTCGAAGTGTTATCTGAAGATGCCTTGTGTTTGCTCATTCGTCTGTTTTCTCGTAAGCACCAAGTTTTTGAACAAACAACGCTTATTTATAAAGAAATAGATGATGTACCTACGCGAATTTTGGAGCTGTTTGAGAGTGGATGGGTTTGCTCCTTAAGTTCTGAATACCTTAATGAGTTTCTGCTGAGTTTAAACAAAACTCAGCTTCAAGCGTTATCGTGTGATTTGAATTTAACGGGGATAAGCAAATCAGCGAAGAAAGCTCAATGGCAGGCTTATCTGACTGACACACAATACAGCGAGTTAATTATTAATAGTGAGTTTGCCAAACAGTTTATTATTCTGGGGTCACAAACTGATTTTGACTACTGGCAGTTTCTATTCTTTGGTTCAGGGTCGGGTCAAATTAATCAATTTTCATTGCGTGACATGGGGATCTTGTCTACACGACAAAACAAATCAACATTTCAGCAAGCGCGCTTCGACGATATTGCCATTGCACAATTTGCTTTTAACTTGTCACAGTGGACAGCCATCAGTAAAACGATGGTCGAAGAAGCATTGGTTTCAACGGCTCGTAGTGCACTCGATGCTTTGAGCGAGTTAAAACACATTGATGAACCTGCGTTAATTGAACGTTATCACCATCTACTCCTTCGAATGTCTACGAAGTTAGAGAAAATTGACGAAGTACTCGCAGAACACTGTTTTATGCAAAGCGAGCACCCTAAAGCGATTGAAAAGAAAATACGGCGACATTTCCAAAATGGCGATATTGCAACGTGTAAATCGTTGCTTGAGGGAGTGCTGGCCGAGCCTGAAAACGAAGAACTGATTTTGTTTGCTGAAGATTTTTGGCAACGCAAATTTGAACACAAACGAACGAGTATTCTCACCGATGTACTTCGAAATAGTGTGTCGACGTTGGCGATCGATGAAGCGTTTAAGAATCAAGTAGAACAAGGCGTATGTGAATATTATCATCGGCTTGGATTTTCCGCTTTGCATGTTGAAAATACCCTGTGGCGAGTCCTATTTGGTTTAGTATTTTGGCGTGAGTTGTACGAGCATGAAAAATCAGGTGTGTTCAATGAATTTCAGCGTACGCCGAAAGTCCTAAAGCAAAACCAGTTTTATCGTGTTTTAGCAAATGAAGTGGATACACGTTTAGCGTCAATTCAAACCTCAAATGATCTAAAGAAGCTACTAATTGACCATTCAACACGCTATTTTGGTGAACCAAACTCGCTGTTTCACTGGCATTCAGAATTGCTAGAGCTCTTAATTTTATTGCTTGAAAATGCACCTATAGAGTCTATAAAAGCCCATCTTTTAGCTATGACTAAAGATTTCAAAGGATTAAAAGATGGTTATCCTGATCTCGTCATTGTCGATGGAGCCGGTCTTCGTTTTGAGGAGATAAAAGCACCGGGAGATGTCCTTCGACGAAACCAACTCGTTTCAATCCGTGCGTTAATTCAGGCTGGCTTTAAGGTTGGGGTGCAAACAGTTCAATGGCAGCTCGACCCCAAACAGCTATACGTTGTTGTTGACTTAGAGACGACCGGTGGAAAAGCGCAAAATGATCGAATTACTGAAATAGCCATTGTGAAATACAGAAATGGTGAAATAGTGGATTCTTGGTCGAGTTTGGTAAATCCCGAACGAAGAATTCCTCAATTTATTATTGGACTTACGGGAATTAGTAATGAAATGGTGCAAGGTGCGCCGACATTTGGCGAAATCATGGATGTCGTTGCAGAGAAGCTTCAAGAGGGGATTTTTGTTGCACATAACGTTAATTTTGATTACGGATTTCTGAAACAAAGTTTTTTAAGACACGGGCGAACATTTCAAAGACCGAAATTGTGTACGGTTCAGCTTGCACGAAAATTTTTACCAGGTCACACATCATATTCATTGGGTAAATTATGTACTGCACTCGACATTGAACTACGTGACCATCACCGAGCGCTTGCGGATGCTACGGCAACTGCCCATCTACTCGGGCTAGTTAACGAGCAGCGCTTAGCAAAGAACATGTGA
- a CDS encoding MarR family transcriptional regulator, translated as MTQELSTFMQLSLAEQLGRVSRLWKSVADKALAPLGLTHPRWTALLKLQRLGDHLSTKQLAEALEIELPSLMRTLSQLEEQGLITRQCCTQDKRARIVSLTADGKVLLEKMESEILRVRQHILADLGEQEQVAFAHVLSVIAKNALDQLAAFNHEEKQ; from the coding sequence ATGACTCAAGAACTATCAACCTTTATGCAGCTTTCACTTGCCGAGCAGTTAGGGCGCGTATCCCGTTTGTGGAAATCCGTTGCGGACAAAGCATTAGCACCACTCGGTTTAACTCATCCAAGGTGGACAGCGCTGTTAAAGTTGCAGCGTTTGGGCGATCACCTAAGTACGAAGCAATTGGCTGAAGCTTTGGAAATCGAATTGCCCTCGTTAATGCGAACACTCTCGCAACTGGAAGAGCAAGGATTGATAACGCGCCAGTGTTGTACGCAAGACAAGCGCGCACGCATTGTGAGTTTAACGGCTGACGGCAAAGTGCTTTTGGAAAAAATGGAATCTGAGATTCTACGCGTGCGGCAGCACATCTTGGCCGATTTGGGTGAGCAGGAGCAAGTTGCTTTTGCACATGTGCTCAGTGTTATCGCAAAAAATGCGCTAGACCAACTGGCTGCTTTTAATCATGAGGAGAAACAATAA
- a CDS encoding isochorismatase family protein translates to MILKREKSVLLIIDMQDKLEKAIPDFSTVTHTLFKATQIADKLDIPRLVTEHYPEGLGKTVEKLQNENTLVKYSFAAPVQDMFTKLNDESKDTFVLGGVESHVCVFQTALTLLEQGKKVCLLSDGVASRDSGHRQQALNQLHALGAWVLPLESVAFMWLENCHHPEFKSILALIK, encoded by the coding sequence ATGATACTAAAACGAGAGAAAAGTGTTTTGCTGATTATTGATATGCAAGACAAATTAGAGAAAGCAATACCGGATTTTAGTACAGTTACACATACGCTTTTCAAGGCAACTCAAATAGCGGATAAACTCGATATTCCAAGGTTGGTCACTGAACATTATCCCGAGGGCTTGGGTAAAACCGTGGAAAAGCTACAAAATGAAAATACCTTGGTGAAATATTCTTTTGCAGCACCGGTACAGGACATGTTTACTAAGCTCAATGACGAATCGAAAGACACCTTTGTGCTGGGAGGGGTAGAGAGTCACGTTTGTGTCTTTCAAACCGCGTTAACCCTGCTTGAGCAAGGTAAGAAGGTTTGTTTGTTAAGCGACGGCGTGGCATCTCGTGACAGCGGACATCGGCAGCAAGCACTCAATCAACTCCACGCGCTAGGTGCTTGGGTTTTGCCCTTGGAGAGCGTCGCCTTTATGTGGTTGGAAAACTGCCATCATCCAGAATTTAAATCTATTCTAGCATTAATTAAGTGA
- a CDS encoding DUF1294 domain-containing protein encodes MSAVIYPKTLKFIKGLQLITTIWIVLFFTLKSVSVWQPYLVYLMLINFVVITLFWLDKRRAVSKPQARISERMLVAVSSFGLFIGTLVARKLFKHKSISLKFNMKLLAAQLAVTLFTVGLVYFRLVELPSL; translated from the coding sequence TTGAGCGCCGTAATCTACCCAAAGACATTGAAATTCATCAAAGGGTTGCAGCTAATTACGACAATTTGGATTGTGTTGTTTTTTACGCTTAAGAGTGTATCTGTTTGGCAACCCTATTTAGTCTATTTAATGCTGATAAACTTTGTTGTTATTACCTTGTTTTGGCTCGATAAACGCCGTGCAGTCAGCAAGCCTCAAGCCCGTATTTCAGAGCGAATGCTCGTGGCTGTCAGTTCATTTGGGCTTTTTATTGGTACTTTGGTCGCAAGAAAGCTGTTTAAACACAAGTCGATTTCTTTGAAGTTTAATATGAAGCTTCTTGCTGCTCAGTTAGCTGTAACGCTGTTCACGGTCGGTCTGGTCTATTTCAGACTTGTTGAGTTGCCATCGCTTTAG
- a CDS encoding cation:dicarboxylate symporter family transporter, with amino-acid sequence MSSFLAFFKNINWMLWSLILGIAAGLLFGERMAALQPLGTGFVKLMQITIFPYIVVSLIVGLGKFSQAQVKQVLGKATLVMLLLWAVGLAAIWAFTLTLPKHDAGTFFSPALVAPATQIDFISQYIPANPFASMAEGNVPALVIFCIALGMALIPNQSKHVLLDVLDVVGQGLSVISKKIIALFPIGIFAMTASTAGTISQAELANLQVYWVMVICLGIYLMLVLLPMLVAAITPVKYRDFIFVLRNAWITAFSTGNVFIVLPVITEGIKSHLRKIKQSDETSDHIAEVLVPIAYTFPSLGKLTTLLFVTFAAWLTGNPVGVEQIPNITLSAMLSYFANVHIAIPYLLDVLKIPADSYQLYLSMSVLSAKVVSPTTVVYIFAFVFMTIFYVRKQLHLKRIRSFYYLSLLAALLPACMFASFTANQWLAKNTQAADEVIANMVVADTVPAAVLNHVPKSYQFGDMALTNVDVIQKRGLLRIGYLTDNVPFSYFNQKGELVGFDIALAHKLAADLGVKVEFIPFKKPDLTEYLNKGYFDVAMSGLEINVKDLARVRFSNQVMTLQLALVAKDHELKRFAKRDDVLNHKELKLAHVEYGALLSKIKNSYPQVKPVSIPNIKAYFDHPEKYDALVVSAEAGFAWSMFYPEFGVIVPKGAERHYPIGLAVARYNQDLLSYINGWLEIQKANGTVSNTYNYWILGQNSQTRVKRWSLIDEWRE; translated from the coding sequence ATGTCTTCGTTTCTTGCGTTTTTTAAAAACATTAATTGGATGCTCTGGTCTTTGATCCTTGGTATCGCGGCCGGTTTACTTTTCGGTGAGCGAATGGCGGCTTTACAGCCTCTCGGCACTGGCTTTGTGAAATTAATGCAAATTACCATTTTCCCTTACATTGTGGTCAGTCTTATTGTCGGCCTTGGTAAATTTAGCCAAGCACAAGTGAAACAAGTTCTTGGCAAGGCGACCTTAGTGATGTTACTTCTTTGGGCTGTCGGGCTTGCTGCCATATGGGCCTTTACACTCACGTTACCAAAACATGATGCTGGTACATTTTTCTCGCCCGCCTTGGTTGCACCAGCAACTCAAATCGACTTTATTTCTCAGTACATTCCCGCCAACCCTTTTGCGTCGATGGCTGAAGGAAATGTACCTGCCCTTGTCATTTTCTGTATAGCGCTCGGTATGGCGCTTATTCCAAATCAAAGTAAACATGTTCTACTTGATGTGCTAGATGTGGTAGGTCAAGGGCTTAGCGTCATTTCAAAGAAGATCATCGCTCTTTTCCCTATTGGTATCTTTGCAATGACTGCGAGTACGGCTGGGACCATCAGTCAGGCTGAACTCGCCAATTTACAAGTTTACTGGGTGATGGTTATCTGCCTTGGGATCTATTTAATGTTAGTGCTGCTGCCCATGTTAGTTGCAGCCATTACCCCAGTAAAGTATCGCGATTTTATCTTTGTTTTACGCAACGCTTGGATCACCGCGTTTAGTACAGGTAATGTGTTTATCGTGTTGCCGGTCATAACTGAAGGCATTAAAAGTCATTTGCGTAAAATCAAGCAAAGTGACGAAACATCGGATCATATCGCAGAAGTATTAGTTCCGATTGCTTACACCTTTCCGAGTCTAGGAAAACTCACAACGTTGTTGTTTGTTACATTTGCCGCGTGGTTAACTGGCAACCCTGTCGGAGTTGAACAAATTCCCAACATTACCTTAAGTGCAATGCTGAGCTATTTTGCTAACGTCCATATAGCCATTCCCTATTTGCTCGATGTGCTTAAAATCCCAGCTGACAGCTACCAACTTTATCTTTCTATGTCTGTCTTGAGCGCAAAAGTCGTTTCACCAACTACGGTGGTATACATCTTCGCATTCGTCTTTATGACCATTTTTTATGTGCGTAAACAATTACACTTAAAACGCATTCGCTCTTTTTATTATCTCAGTCTATTGGCTGCTCTTTTACCTGCATGTATGTTTGCCAGTTTTACAGCAAATCAGTGGTTGGCAAAAAATACACAGGCTGCAGATGAAGTTATTGCCAACATGGTGGTTGCCGATACTGTCCCCGCAGCTGTATTGAATCATGTACCAAAATCTTATCAATTTGGCGATATGGCGCTGACCAATGTGGATGTTATCCAAAAGCGAGGACTTCTACGTATTGGGTATCTCACTGATAACGTTCCCTTTTCATACTTTAATCAAAAAGGCGAGTTGGTTGGATTTGATATTGCCTTGGCACATAAACTTGCCGCAGATTTAGGTGTAAAGGTTGAGTTTATTCCATTCAAAAAACCGGATTTGACAGAATACTTGAACAAAGGGTATTTCGACGTAGCAATGTCTGGGTTGGAGATAAACGTCAAAGATCTAGCAAGAGTACGTTTCTCAAATCAAGTTATGACCTTACAACTCGCCCTCGTTGCGAAAGATCATGAATTAAAGCGATTTGCAAAGCGCGATGATGTACTAAATCACAAAGAGTTAAAACTCGCACATGTAGAATATGGAGCCTTACTCAGTAAAATTAAAAACAGCTACCCGCAAGTCAAGCCTGTGAGCATCCCCAACATCAAAGCGTACTTTGATCATCCTGAAAAGTATGATGCCCTCGTAGTCAGTGCTGAAGCCGGATTTGCTTGGAGTATGTTCTATCCAGAGTTTGGCGTCATTGTGCCTAAAGGTGCTGAACGTCATTATCCTATTGGACTTGCTGTAGCACGATACAATCAAGATTTGCTGAGTTACATCAATGGGTGGCTGGAAATTCAAAAAGCCAATGGCACGGTTTCAAACACTTACAATTACTGGATCCTTGGTCAAAATAGCCAAACCAGAGTAAAACGTTGGTCATTAATTGATGAGTGGCGTGAGTAG
- a CDS encoding Gfo/Idh/MocA family oxidoreductase: MMQDNVLRWGVIGCGSVTEVKSVPAYQQTDGFEVYAVMRRNHELALDYAKRHNVSHVHKSAEALISDPNIDAVYIATPPDTHLEYALAVANVGKICCIEKPLSPSFEESQQIYDAFEKRKIPLFVAYYRRSLPLFNAIKEVVDTGKIGKVRHVAWHYCRPASELDRSKEYNWRTDKNIATGGYFDDLASHGLDIFAYLFGDYSDAKGIGCNQLGLYSSYDSVSATWQHKSGVTGTGVWNFGSYTRVDEVIVYGSEGEIRFSIFRDQDAQVITPTDVFELQHPYPKHIQKFHVENMQSALLDKKSHPSTGLTALHTSWVMDKILNKIA; this comes from the coding sequence ATGATGCAGGATAACGTTTTACGATGGGGTGTGATTGGTTGCGGTAGTGTAACGGAAGTAAAAAGTGTACCGGCCTATCAGCAAACGGATGGATTCGAAGTATATGCCGTTATGCGTAGGAACCACGAACTCGCACTTGACTACGCAAAACGCCACAACGTATCTCATGTCCACAAATCAGCTGAAGCGCTAATTTCCGATCCGAACATTGATGCTGTTTACATCGCAACACCACCAGATACTCATCTAGAGTATGCGCTTGCCGTCGCAAACGTTGGAAAAATCTGTTGCATTGAAAAGCCATTGTCCCCCAGTTTTGAAGAAAGCCAACAAATCTATGATGCATTTGAAAAAAGGAAAATTCCGCTTTTTGTTGCGTATTATCGCCGTTCTCTTCCCTTATTTAACGCGATAAAGGAGGTTGTCGACACCGGGAAAATAGGCAAGGTTAGGCATGTTGCTTGGCACTATTGTCGACCTGCCTCTGAACTCGACCGGTCAAAAGAATATAATTGGCGCACAGACAAAAATATCGCAACAGGCGGTTATTTTGACGACCTGGCCAGTCACGGGTTAGACATCTTCGCTTACTTGTTTGGCGACTATTCTGATGCAAAAGGGATAGGCTGTAACCAGCTCGGACTTTATTCCTCTTACGATTCGGTTTCTGCAACGTGGCAACATAAGTCAGGCGTAACTGGAACTGGGGTATGGAATTTTGGCAGCTACACTCGCGTCGACGAAGTCATAGTGTATGGTAGCGAAGGTGAAATTCGATTTTCCATTTTTAGAGACCAAGATGCGCAGGTTATTACGCCAACTGACGTATTTGAACTACAACACCCCTACCCCAAACACATCCAAAAATTTCATGTAGAGAATATGCAATCAGCGCTTTTAGACAAGAAATCACACCCATCGACAGGTCTAACCGCTCTGCATACGTCATGGGTTATGGATAAAATATTGAATAAGATTGCCTAG
- a CDS encoding linear amide C-N hydrolase: MCTRVFNNINFQYLTTARNMDWMFVLPTSLFVFEKGLKKIGISSTKPEERAKALKWQSSYRSVVAMVGDDCNGWASSDGMNEMGLVANALYDTNASYEGPNSGCATNQLSVLRWVQYVLDNFVFVKDVVKAFSTGDIQLIGDKVPNSEDKSASIHLCVSDATGNSAIIEVYKGRFDIHENPKFKIVTNDPNYGAQLKLDDYWQWQWSTENPHPSHTIPGGAYSADRFERANFYISHVDSPETESESIAQARTVAANASVPIGYNFTDTKSPNISNTLWTTIATHKTLKYFFQNIRTPNIVWTDLSCFAFSSSSSKVDLITLDDKSKATESPLQGNINDAFEPTRDPYKA; the protein is encoded by the coding sequence ATGTGTACACGAGTATTTAACAATATTAATTTTCAATATCTAACTACAGCAAGAAACATGGATTGGATGTTTGTTTTACCAACCAGCTTATTTGTTTTTGAAAAAGGCTTAAAGAAAATAGGTATTTCTTCAACCAAACCGGAAGAACGCGCAAAAGCACTAAAATGGCAGTCAAGCTACAGAAGTGTAGTTGCGATGGTAGGCGACGATTGCAATGGTTGGGCGTCGTCTGATGGCATGAACGAAATGGGCCTTGTTGCCAACGCGCTGTACGATACAAACGCATCTTATGAAGGTCCAAATTCCGGTTGCGCAACCAACCAACTGAGTGTACTGCGCTGGGTTCAGTACGTGCTGGACAATTTCGTTTTTGTTAAAGACGTAGTAAAAGCATTTAGTACCGGCGACATACAACTCATTGGCGATAAAGTACCAAATAGTGAAGATAAATCCGCTTCAATTCATCTATGTGTATCCGATGCAACGGGAAACTCTGCAATTATTGAAGTCTACAAAGGTCGATTCGACATTCATGAAAACCCTAAATTTAAGATAGTCACAAATGACCCGAATTACGGCGCTCAGCTCAAGCTCGATGATTACTGGCAGTGGCAATGGAGCACCGAAAACCCACATCCAAGCCACACCATTCCCGGTGGAGCCTATTCCGCTGACCGCTTTGAACGGGCAAATTTTTACATTAGCCATGTCGATAGTCCTGAAACAGAGTCTGAGTCAATTGCCCAAGCCCGCACCGTAGCGGCAAATGCGTCCGTCCCTATTGGCTATAATTTTACGGACACCAAAAGCCCTAATATTTCGAACACCTTGTGGACAACAATCGCAACCCATAAGACCTTGAAGTATTTCTTCCAAAATATTCGTACCCCCAACATTGTATGGACGGACCTGAGTTGTTTTGCGTTTTCAAGCTCGTCGTCAAAAGTAGATTTAATAACCTTAGACGACAAATCAAAAGCAACGGAGAGTCCACTTCAAGGAAACATTAATGATGCTTTTGAACCCACACGGGACCCTTATAAAGCATAA
- a CDS encoding DUF4785 domain-containing protein, which yields MKIKKLIQALPAFVMLTSTGVLANNGYVNFPYPTVISATPSANTQTLSSTEYWEVVRGDELKTGVAISFTSNKSVVLLSPQYSHDMNGQKRAPAVAENAIETPYITR from the coding sequence ATGAAAATCAAGAAACTGATCCAAGCTTTGCCTGCGTTTGTTATGCTTACAAGTACGGGAGTACTTGCGAACAACGGTTACGTTAATTTTCCTTATCCAACGGTCATTTCAGCAACTCCTTCGGCTAATACCCAAACACTTTCAAGCACAGAATACTGGGAAGTTGTGCGCGGGGATGAGCTAAAAACAGGCGTCGCCATTTCATTTACCAGTAACAAAAGTGTTGTTTTACTGTCTCCTCAATACTCTCACGATATGAATGGACAAAAACGAGCGCCAGCAGTCGCAGAAAATGCCATTGAGACTCCATACATTACAAGGTAA
- a CDS encoding malate synthase, giving the protein MTTHTQLKSDLHHLLSTNDQLTLAKQYLDDHCPLEFGSHQDVAHYVVYYRHLLAFFADGTHCGLDNSAQFVALCGHKEQPDTLLLKKQDGLHIELTINRKGRLGEQDLAHLDDVQIETPLAAMQNSERQRIWLSFVNGIQTLNSAYTGCKCFTAKDGSDYVL; this is encoded by the coding sequence ATGACAACACATACCCAGTTAAAATCGGACTTACATCACTTACTTTCAACCAATGATCAACTGACTCTTGCGAAACAATATTTGGACGATCACTGTCCACTAGAATTTGGCTCTCACCAAGATGTTGCGCACTACGTAGTTTACTACCGCCATCTTTTAGCGTTCTTTGCAGACGGAACGCATTGCGGACTGGACAATAGCGCGCAATTTGTCGCCCTATGTGGACACAAAGAACAACCCGATACTTTACTGCTAAAAAAACAAGATGGGTTGCATATTGAATTAACCATCAACCGTAAAGGTCGACTTGGCGAACAAGACCTTGCCCACCTTGACGACGTGCAAATTGAAACACCACTTGCTGCGATGCAAAATTCGGAGCGTCAGCGTATTTGGCTAAGCTTTGTGAATGGGATTCAAACTCTGAATTCTGCATACACTGGTTGCAAATGCTTTACGGCAAAAGACGGTTCGGACTATGTACTTTAA
- a CDS encoding DUF3612 domain-containing protein, with the protein MKKEPSLIRKSHFLGTKVRNLRKRNHLTLEDLSARCIRIDPSSAPSVSYLSMIEQGKRTPSMNMLENLSTVFQKPVEWFLDNEPEPTEIIPTKGNSGGISGMALEPNFLFSKDILQIAIPEMLSQAGISGRQFAHLLIRAHQEHHQNHFPDLERAAEEIGGKDLHLQPESLLVLLKQQGYQYRWFGNGEVRLDGIVLKPGSVVTSYFVPPNQVFINEKLKAFPARLKYDIAVHIGHAVLHHSDGVQCVLTTGGLGMETDQEDHHEPNAQDILNAWRDFESSFFAGALLCPKVPYRQVLERHGYDIGVHEKLGISASVAMRRMTVVSPYPHWHYFDAYQPGKLKAVYRGNGIPLPWGNMREVPDPCQHWAVFRKFASTNQAATSQLSILNVNNKPRLYCCESVSITDLAEQPHILCAGIDLNPAIAAQGLDADSVVGELQQLCIQHGGSSQVPYALAKQLERVAKILNINWIEKGLESDVRVICTRGSSCPRKPTCYEAGQCEG; encoded by the coding sequence ATGAAAAAAGAACCCAGTTTGATCCGCAAGTCGCATTTTCTTGGCACAAAAGTTCGCAACTTACGAAAGCGCAACCACTTAACACTGGAAGACCTGTCCGCTCGATGCATTCGCATCGACCCATCTAGTGCACCTTCAGTATCTTACCTATCAATGATTGAGCAGGGTAAACGTACGCCAAGTATGAATATGCTCGAAAATCTATCAACCGTATTTCAAAAGCCCGTCGAATGGTTTTTGGATAACGAGCCTGAACCGACAGAGATCATTCCAACGAAAGGGAATTCGGGTGGGATCAGTGGCATGGCACTTGAGCCTAACTTTTTATTTTCAAAAGACATTTTGCAAATTGCTATTCCTGAGATGCTTTCACAAGCAGGAATAAGCGGTCGCCAATTTGCACACCTTCTTATTCGCGCCCATCAAGAGCATCACCAGAATCATTTCCCCGATTTAGAGCGTGCTGCCGAAGAAATTGGAGGAAAAGATCTTCATTTGCAACCCGAATCGTTGCTCGTGTTGTTGAAGCAACAGGGCTATCAATATCGATGGTTTGGAAACGGCGAGGTAAGGTTGGATGGCATAGTTTTAAAACCAGGTAGTGTTGTAACGTCTTATTTCGTTCCGCCAAACCAAGTCTTTATCAACGAGAAATTAAAAGCATTTCCAGCAAGGCTAAAGTACGACATTGCAGTACATATTGGGCATGCCGTACTTCACCACAGTGATGGTGTTCAGTGCGTATTGACCACAGGTGGTCTTGGCATGGAAACCGACCAAGAAGATCACCATGAACCAAACGCGCAAGATATTCTAAACGCGTGGCGCGACTTCGAATCGAGCTTTTTTGCAGGCGCATTGCTGTGCCCCAAAGTCCCCTATCGGCAGGTATTAGAGCGTCACGGTTATGATATTGGTGTACACGAAAAATTGGGGATTTCGGCGTCGGTTGCGATGCGCCGAATGACCGTGGTATCGCCTTACCCACATTGGCATTATTTTGACGCTTATCAACCAGGAAAACTTAAAGCAGTGTACCGTGGTAATGGTATTCCGCTGCCATGGGGAAACATGCGAGAAGTGCCGGATCCATGCCAGCATTGGGCCGTATTTAGGAAGTTTGCCTCGACGAACCAAGCCGCAACCTCACAACTTTCCATATTGAACGTGAACAACAAACCTCGCCTTTATTGTTGTGAATCGGTGAGTATTACCGATTTGGCCGAACAACCTCATATCTTATGTGCGGGCATTGATTTAAATCCTGCGATTGCAGCACAAGGATTGGATGCTGATAGTGTTGTTGGTGAGTTACAGCAGCTCTGTATTCAACATGGTGGTAGCAGCCAAGTACCTTACGCACTGGCAAAACAATTGGAACGCGTCGCTAAAATTTTAAACATAAACTGGATTGAAAAAGGACTTGAAAGTGATGTGCGAGTGATATGCACGCGTGGAAGTAGTTGTCCAAGGAAACCAACGTGCTATGAAGCAGGTCAATGTGAGGGATGA